A genome region from Pristis pectinata isolate sPriPec2 chromosome 4, sPriPec2.1.pri, whole genome shotgun sequence includes the following:
- the LOC127569223 gene encoding cystatin-B-like, whose product MSAKGICCGGISQAKDVTPEVQQIVDSVKSEIEEKAEKTFDVFVVKVYKSQVVAGTNHYFKIHVGGNDYLHAKVFEQLPCHGGKKMLSGIQSNKSEDEELIYF is encoded by the exons ATGAGCGCCAAGGGCATTTGTTGTGGCGGCATCAGCCAGGCGAAGGATGTCACCCCGGAGGTTCAGCAGATCGTCGATTCA GTGAAGTCTGAGATTGAAGAAAAAGCTGAAAAAACATTTGATGTATTTGTTGTCAAAGTCTACAAATCACAAGTTGTAGCTGGTAccaaccattactttaaa ATCCATGTTGGCGGCAATGACTACTTGCATGCAAAAGTATTTGAACAGCTTCCTTGTCATGGAGGTAAAAAGATGCTGTCAGGCATACAGTCCAACAAATCAGAAGATGAAGAACTAATCTATTTTTAG